The Xanthomonas fragariae genome has a segment encoding these proteins:
- the dnaX gene encoding DNA polymerase III subunit gamma/tau, with protein sequence MSYLVLARKWRPKRFAELVGQEHVVRALSNALDSGRVHHAFLFTGTRGVGKTTIARIFAKSLNCEQGTSADPCGQCPACLDIDAGRYIDLLEIDAASNTGVDDVREVIENAQYMPSRGKFKVYLIDEVHMLSKAAFNALLKTLEEPPGHVKFLLATTDPQKLPVTVLSRCLQFNLKRLDEDQIQGQMTRILAAEQIESDPSAIVQLSKAADGSLRDGLSLLDQAIAYAGGALREDVVRAMLGTVDRTQVGAMLQSLADGDGGRLLQAVAALAEFSPDWSGVLEALAEALHRIQVQQLVPSVAFVGDGIDPTAFAAQLRPEVVQLWYQMALNGRRDLYLAPSPRTGFEMAVLRMLAFRPAAAMPAGGSDDGRGTNAGGGTRSVAAGVQAAAPAAAVPTSVAKPVGMIDAAPASVALVPAPTPAAVAPAPVVVLPAPEAASSGRPSAATAHSDDTPPWAVDDAPVRVQAVPVSDATAALAAEAAMAPPAAVVSEAAVAPQAAGAALASVPAAEAVVATPSAAAPSAATPSAPAPTVDQSVLLDDRHVVDAEQWLDLVTRSGLNGPSRQLAANAAFVGHRAGVLRLALAPGFEYLNSERSIANLALALAPVLGNTPRIVIETGSAGVETLHERTNRQKDERQSAAETAFMNDPSVQQLIQQQGARVVPDSIRPYEE encoded by the coding sequence ATGTCTTATCTTGTTCTCGCCCGCAAGTGGCGCCCGAAGCGTTTTGCCGAACTCGTGGGCCAGGAACATGTGGTCCGTGCGCTTAGTAACGCGCTCGACAGTGGGCGCGTGCATCACGCGTTTCTGTTCACCGGCACCCGCGGCGTGGGCAAAACTACCATCGCGCGCATTTTCGCCAAGTCGCTCAATTGCGAACAGGGCACCAGCGCCGACCCGTGCGGTCAATGTCCGGCCTGCCTGGACATCGATGCAGGCCGCTATATCGACCTGCTGGAGATCGACGCCGCGTCCAATACCGGCGTTGACGATGTGCGCGAGGTGATCGAGAACGCGCAGTACATGCCCTCGCGCGGCAAGTTCAAGGTCTACCTGATCGACGAAGTGCACATGTTGTCGAAAGCGGCGTTCAACGCGCTGCTGAAAACGTTGGAAGAGCCACCCGGGCACGTAAAGTTTTTGCTCGCCACTACCGACCCGCAGAAGCTGCCGGTGACGGTGTTGTCGCGCTGCCTGCAATTCAACCTCAAGCGCCTGGACGAGGACCAGATTCAGGGCCAGATGACCCGGATTCTGGCTGCCGAGCAGATCGAATCGGATCCGTCGGCGATCGTGCAGCTGTCCAAAGCGGCGGACGGTTCGTTGCGTGATGGCTTGTCCTTGCTCGATCAGGCGATCGCCTACGCAGGCGGTGCGCTGCGCGAGGATGTGGTGCGCGCCATGCTCGGTACGGTCGACCGCACCCAGGTTGGCGCGATGCTGCAGTCGCTGGCTGATGGCGATGGCGGGCGCTTGCTGCAGGCGGTGGCCGCGCTGGCCGAATTCTCGCCCGACTGGAGCGGCGTGCTGGAGGCTCTGGCCGAGGCTTTGCACCGCATCCAGGTGCAGCAGTTGGTGCCGTCGGTGGCGTTTGTCGGCGATGGCATCGACCCGACCGCGTTTGCCGCGCAGTTGCGGCCAGAGGTGGTGCAGCTGTGGTACCAGATGGCGCTCAACGGGCGTCGCGATCTGTATCTGGCCCCCAGCCCGCGCACCGGTTTCGAGATGGCGGTGCTACGCATGCTGGCCTTCCGCCCTGCTGCGGCGATGCCGGCTGGTGGCAGTGATGATGGACGCGGCACCAATGCTGGTGGCGGTACACGTTCGGTTGCTGCCGGCGTGCAGGCGGCGGCACCGGCGGCAGCGGTGCCTACGTCTGTTGCGAAGCCTGTCGGGATGATCGATGCGGCGCCTGCTTCGGTTGCGTTGGTGCCCGCACCGACGCCGGCCGCTGTGGCGCCAGCGCCCGTTGTTGTGCTGCCTGCGCCGGAAGCAGCGTCCAGTGGTCGCCCGTCCGCAGCCACTGCGCACAGCGACGACACGCCGCCGTGGGCGGTAGACGACGCACCGGTGCGTGTTCAAGCCGTGCCCGTGTCCGATGCGACAGCCGCGCTCGCTGCCGAAGCTGCAATGGCACCGCCGGCAGCGGTTGTGTCTGAGGCTGCAGTTGCACCTCAAGCAGCCGGCGCCGCTCTTGCTTCTGTTCCGGCTGCTGAGGCTGTGGTGGCTACGCCATCTGCAGCCGCACCATCCGCAGCCACGCCATCTGCACCAGCACCGACGGTCGATCAGTCTGTTTTGCTCGATGACCGCCACGTCGTCGACGCCGAGCAATGGCTGGATTTGGTGACGCGCAGCGGTTTGAACGGTCCGTCACGCCAGCTTGCCGCCAATGCCGCCTTCGTTGGTCATCGCGCTGGCGTGTTGCGTCTGGCGCTGGCGCCGGGCTTCGAATATCTGAATTCAGAGCGCTCCATCGCCAACCTCGCGCTGGCGCTGGCGCCGGTGTTGGGAAACACGCCACGCATCGTTATTGAGACCGGCAGCGCCGGTGTCGAGACCTTGCATGAGCGTACCAATCGCCAGAAAGACGAGCGCCAGAGCGCGGCAGAAACAGCCTTCATGAACGACCCGAGCGTGCAGCAGCTGATCCAGCAGCAGGGCGCGCGGGTCGTCCCCGATTCCATCCGCCCTTACGAAGAGTAA
- a CDS encoding IS5 family transposase (programmed frameshift) produces MTRRKEIPIALWKRIEPLIPQVKRSPKGGRPRISDQQALNGIVYVLRTGMPWEDLPVELGYGSGMTCWRRLRDWQAAGVWHRLHQVLLTELRRAQRLDLSRASLDAASVAFPPGGAYTGPNPTDRGKLGSKRHLIVDRNGVPLAVCVTGANRHDSVVFEELIDALPPIGGKPGRPRRWPHKLHADKAYDIDRCRAVLKQRGIIARIARKGIERNDRLGRHRWVVERTHAWFAGLGKLRIRFERRIDLHLALLSLACSIICLRLLPGFC; encoded by the exons ATGACACGTCGCAAAGAGATCCCCATTGCGCTGTGGAAGCGCATCGAGCCGCTGATTCCCCAAGTGAAGCGTTCGCCCAAAGGTGGACGGCCGCGCATCAGTGATCAGCAAGCCCTCAACGGCATCGTCTATGTCTTGCGCACGGGCATGCCATGGGAAGACCTGCCTGTGGAACTGGGCTATGGCAGCGGCATGACCTGCTGGCGCCGGTTGCGTGATTGGCAAGCCGCCGGTGTGTGGCATCGTCTGCATCAGGTGTTGCTGACCGAGCTGCGTCGCGCCCAGAGGCTGGATCTGAGCCGAGCCAGTCTGGACGCCGCCAGTGTGGCCT TCCCCCCGGGGGGCGCCTACACCGGGCCAAACCCGACCGATCGCGGCAAACTCGGCAGCAAACGGCATCTGATCGTGGACCGCAACGGCGTGCCCTTGGCAGTGTGCGTCACCGGCGCCAATCGGCACGACTCGGTCGTGTTCGAGGAGTTGATCGACGCCTTGCCGCCAATTGGTGGCAAACCAGGGCGCCCGCGACGTTGGCCACACAAATTGCACGCCGACAAGGCTTACGACATCGACCGCTGTCGCGCCGTCCTCAAGCAGCGCGGCATCATTGCGCGGATCGCACGCAAGGGAATCGAGCGCAACGACCGGTTGGGCCGTCATCGCTGGGTCGTCGAGCGCACGCATGCCTGGTTCGCAGGCCTGGGCAAACTGCGCATCCGCTTTGAACGCCGCATCGATCTCCACTTGGCGTTGCTCTCGCTTGCATGCTCCATCATCTGCTTACGGCTTCTTCCTGGGTTTTGTTAG
- a CDS encoding transglutaminaseTgpA domain-containing protein gives MTEPSLPITQASRGWVLATSWLALAPLLLQLPGLLAATIAIAAVLVGVLSWRGTLMAPVRLLLVIAMLAAVYWQIGMRFGRDTGCAVLASMLAIKASELRTLRDARSLLGFALFAPFAAFLLDQGPATMGLALMAVVSALLSMQRLADEEHRTGTPALRLQLRGIGKLVAIGVPLTLASFWLLPRLSSPLWGVPERALARPGLSDNMSPGEWIDLMADDSPALRVQFTGKAPPPQQRYWRGPVMWDFDGRTWKRAHWTGRGQPASVTTGPQTYRYRLDYEPTDRRQLVSLDLPTQAVANAELSPDYELFAQRPLSALTRWELQSAPPARFDTDLPDQLRKRALALPPGFNPRTLTLARQWRMEAGSNDDTLVQRALQWITREFVYTLDTPLLGRNSVDEFLFQQKAGFCEHFSSSFVVLMRAAGIPARVVTGYAGGTYNGLGNYWVVRRMDAHAWTEVWLAGRGWVRVDPTAAVAPERIYDTLDDRLQIAGGGNFAEIGVWASLGQVSDLLRRGWNDLVLSFDADRQQRLLQPFGIDRLDASQLAAIFGVFAVSALAWMGWLLARGERERDPLLRAWHRLGRRYGKLGLAREPHEPAIAWAQRVARAHPNTALLALSQRFAAARYAGADSDSASLSKDLLQHRPRTGASS, from the coding sequence ATGACTGAGCCATCCCTCCCGATCACCCAGGCCAGTCGCGGCTGGGTGCTGGCCACCAGTTGGCTGGCACTGGCGCCGTTGCTGCTGCAGCTGCCGGGACTGCTCGCGGCCACCATCGCCATCGCCGCCGTGCTGGTCGGCGTGTTGAGCTGGCGCGGCACCCTGATGGCGCCGGTGCGGCTATTGCTGGTGATCGCGATGCTGGCGGCGGTGTATTGGCAGATCGGCATGCGTTTCGGGCGCGATACCGGCTGCGCGGTGCTGGCGTCGATGCTGGCGATCAAGGCCTCCGAGCTGCGCACCTTGCGCGATGCGCGCAGCTTGCTGGGTTTTGCGTTGTTCGCCCCGTTCGCGGCGTTCCTGCTCGACCAGGGGCCGGCGACGATGGGCCTGGCGCTGATGGCCGTGGTCAGCGCGCTGCTCAGCATGCAGCGGCTGGCCGACGAGGAGCACCGCACCGGCACGCCGGCGCTGCGCCTGCAATTGCGCGGCATCGGCAAACTGGTCGCCATCGGTGTGCCGCTGACCTTGGCTAGCTTCTGGTTACTGCCACGCCTGAGTTCTCCGCTATGGGGCGTGCCCGAGCGCGCGCTGGCGCGCCCCGGCCTGTCGGACAACATGTCGCCGGGCGAGTGGATCGACCTGATGGCAGACGACAGCCCGGCGCTGCGCGTGCAGTTCACCGGCAAGGCACCACCGCCGCAGCAACGCTACTGGCGCGGGCCGGTGATGTGGGACTTCGATGGACGCACCTGGAAGCGCGCGCACTGGACCGGCCGCGGCCAGCCGGCATCGGTCACTACCGGGCCACAAACCTACCGGTATCGCCTGGACTACGAGCCAACCGACCGTCGCCAACTGGTGTCGCTGGACCTGCCCACGCAAGCCGTGGCGAATGCCGAGCTGTCGCCCGACTACGAACTGTTCGCGCAGCGGCCGCTGAGCGCGTTGACGCGCTGGGAACTGCAGTCGGCACCACCGGCACGCTTCGACACCGATCTGCCGGACCAACTGCGCAAGCGCGCGCTCGCCCTGCCGCCCGGTTTCAATCCCCGCACCCTCACACTGGCGCGGCAATGGCGTATGGAAGCCGGCAGCAACGACGATACCCTGGTGCAGCGCGCGCTGCAGTGGATCACCCGCGAATTCGTCTACACGCTGGATACCCCGCTGCTCGGTCGCAACAGCGTCGACGAGTTTCTGTTCCAGCAAAAAGCCGGTTTCTGCGAGCACTTCAGCTCCTCGTTCGTGGTGCTGATGCGCGCGGCCGGCATCCCGGCTCGCGTGGTCACCGGCTATGCCGGCGGCACCTACAATGGGCTGGGCAATTACTGGGTGGTGCGGCGCATGGATGCGCATGCCTGGACCGAAGTCTGGTTGGCCGGACGTGGTTGGGTGCGCGTAGACCCCACCGCCGCAGTGGCGCCGGAGCGCATCTACGACACGCTTGACGATCGCCTGCAGATCGCCGGCGGGGGCAATTTCGCCGAGATCGGCGTGTGGGCCAGCCTGGGCCAAGTCAGCGACCTGCTGCGCCGTGGCTGGAACGACCTGGTGCTGTCCTTCGATGCCGACCGCCAGCAACGGCTGTTGCAACCCTTCGGGATCGATCGCCTGGACGCCTCGCAGTTGGCTGCCATCTTCGGCGTGTTCGCAGTCAGCGCGTTGGCATGGATGGGCTGGCTGCTGGCGCGCGGCGAACGTGAGCGCGACCCACTGCTGCGCGCTTGGCATCGGCTCGGACGTCGCTACGGCAAGCTGGGCCTTGCACGCGAGCCGCACGAGCCGGCTATTGCCTGGGCGCAACGGGTCGCCCGCGCGCACCCGAATACGGCATTGTTGGCACTCAGCCAACGTTTCGCTGCCGCGCGCTACGCTGGCGCTGACTCGGACAGCGCATCTCTATCGAAAGACTTGCTGCAGCATCGCCCGCGAACCGGAGCTTCCTCATGA
- the recR gene encoding recombination mediator RecR, producing the protein MSSLLEQLIEAFRVLPGVGHKSAQRMAYHVLEREREGGRRLATTLANAVEKVGHCVQCRDFTESEICAICASASRDRQQLCVVESPADRLAIEHATGYRGLYFILQGRLSPLDGIGPRELGLDRLGERLAAGEVTEMIIATNATVEGEATAHYLAQLSRQHAVRPSRLAQGMPLGGELEYVDRGTLSYAFGTRSEVL; encoded by the coding sequence ATGTCTTCTCTGCTCGAACAACTGATCGAGGCCTTCCGGGTGTTGCCGGGTGTGGGCCATAAGTCGGCTCAGCGCATGGCCTATCACGTGCTCGAACGCGAGCGCGAGGGTGGCCGTCGTTTGGCTACGACCTTGGCGAATGCGGTAGAAAAAGTCGGCCATTGCGTGCAGTGCCGCGATTTCACCGAGTCGGAGATCTGTGCGATCTGCGCCAGTGCCAGCCGTGACCGACAGCAGCTGTGCGTGGTCGAATCGCCGGCCGACCGCCTGGCGATCGAACATGCCACCGGGTATCGCGGGCTGTATTTTATTTTGCAGGGGCGTTTGTCGCCGCTGGATGGCATCGGCCCGCGCGAATTGGGGCTGGATCGGCTCGGCGAGCGTCTGGCCGCCGGTGAGGTCACCGAAATGATCATTGCCACCAACGCCACCGTGGAAGGCGAGGCGACCGCGCATTATCTGGCGCAATTGTCGCGTCAGCACGCAGTGCGCCCGAGCCGGCTTGCCCAGGGCATGCCACTGGGTGGCGAACTGGAATATGTGGATCGCGGCACCTTGTCGTATGCCTTCGGTACCCGAAGTGAGGTACTTTGA
- a CDS encoding DUF58 domain-containing protein has translation MRAHVRDVGRRLSLLARPRGPEALPIVLDRRRIYVLPTRFGLFVTALLLAMLLGALNYNNNPALLLALLLATAGIASSIMAHLQLSALRIEAVSAEPVVAGEPLRMRVSLARRDTRVRRGLRLDHLESSGFCSLVAHDMADVDLLVPTERRGWQDIGRIRLSSTQPLGLVRAWSWVWPDRPLLAYPKPEEHGPALPEGAGSPNQTRLHAQGEELHQLRPYRAGDAPRTISWKHSARRDMLLVREYEQPSGIEVTLDWRTLNALPYERRIARLARWVNLAERDGRRYRLLLPGQPPLGPAQGPSHHHLCLRALAVLPHD, from the coding sequence GTGCGTGCGCACGTGCGCGACGTCGGCCGCCGACTCAGCCTGCTGGCGCGTCCGCGCGGGCCGGAGGCATTGCCGATCGTGCTGGATCGGCGGCGCATCTACGTGCTGCCGACGCGCTTCGGGCTGTTCGTCACCGCCTTGCTGCTGGCGATGCTGCTGGGCGCGCTGAACTACAACAACAACCCCGCCCTGCTGCTGGCCTTGTTGCTGGCTACCGCCGGAATCGCCAGCAGCATCATGGCGCACCTGCAGTTATCGGCGCTGCGCATCGAGGCGGTATCGGCCGAGCCGGTGGTCGCCGGCGAGCCATTGCGCATGCGGGTGTCGCTGGCACGTCGCGATACCCGCGTGCGGCGTGGATTGCGTCTGGATCATCTTGAAAGCAGCGGTTTCTGTTCGTTGGTCGCGCACGACATGGCAGACGTCGATCTGCTGGTGCCCACCGAACGCCGCGGCTGGCAGGACATCGGACGCATCCGCCTATCGAGCACTCAGCCGCTGGGTCTGGTCCGCGCCTGGTCGTGGGTGTGGCCGGACAGGCCGTTATTGGCCTATCCCAAGCCCGAAGAACACGGCCCGGCATTACCGGAAGGCGCCGGTTCGCCCAACCAGACTCGCCTGCACGCGCAAGGCGAAGAACTGCATCAACTGCGGCCGTACCGCGCTGGCGATGCACCGCGCACGATTTCCTGGAAGCACTCCGCGCGCCGCGACATGCTGCTGGTGCGCGAATACGAGCAGCCGTCAGGCATCGAAGTCACGCTGGACTGGCGCACGCTCAATGCGCTGCCATACGAACGCCGCATCGCCCGCTTGGCCCGCTGGGTCAATCTGGCCGAGCGCGACGGGCGCCGCTACCGCCTGCTGTTGCCGGGCCAGCCGCCACTAGGACCTGCGCAAGGGCCTTCGCACCATCACCTGTGTCTGCGCGCCCTGGCCGTGCTTCCTCATGACTGA
- a CDS encoding site-specific integrase — MRIPHHLIRSASGRWSFRQRVPLDLQARLGRRVIKRTLRTTELRQAQIQAIRLASSYAQVFNAVRGLSMDRMSTKDVDALVEHLTRAESQKDLTLHRTQAPDGTVTEQWQIDNEEDVRLYRKAQGWTASSEVASIGMLPPELIEQRKPAVASVDEIITMEKARDGWLATLKATTLPKTYTIKKTAIDFLVKFLGPKTKLHTIKRPDLARWYQHMREGGSSTPTLVNKQSYIGGKGGFFDWAMNSGFYPKGDNIASGHVAFPAREKRARRKHGFKAYDKYQIQALFDPSNFEKLSPSARWASLIGLYTGARASEVGQLLLNDVFKDGDIVCIKINDEGEFQKVKTDVSLRTVPIHPDLLALGLWEWTEELRAKGHDRLFPQAKANATNGAGNWISKAFSRHVAEVGKNWPKAKRGFHSLRKTLIQELQGAGVPSELRAQIVGHELDDEHHATYSREFTSKEKLFGAGHTAPGLTSVKYQIALATIKAILHPTTSKERK, encoded by the coding sequence ATGAGAATTCCCCATCATTTGATTCGCTCCGCCTCTGGCCGATGGTCTTTCCGACAGAGAGTGCCCCTTGACCTCCAAGCCAGGCTTGGGAGACGGGTCATCAAGCGAACGCTTCGAACCACCGAACTGCGACAAGCGCAGATCCAAGCCATCAGGCTTGCGTCAAGCTATGCTCAGGTCTTCAACGCAGTTCGGGGACTGTCGATGGACCGGATGAGCACCAAGGACGTAGATGCGCTCGTTGAGCACTTGACCCGTGCCGAGAGTCAGAAAGATCTGACGCTTCATCGCACTCAGGCACCAGATGGGACGGTGACCGAGCAATGGCAGATTGATAATGAAGAAGATGTCCGGCTCTACCGCAAGGCTCAGGGCTGGACAGCGTCTTCTGAGGTTGCCTCGATTGGCATGCTGCCACCTGAGCTGATTGAACAAAGAAAGCCTGCTGTCGCTTCTGTCGATGAAATTATTACGATGGAAAAGGCTCGGGATGGCTGGTTGGCGACTTTGAAAGCCACCACGCTCCCGAAGACATACACTATTAAAAAGACGGCGATTGACTTCCTCGTTAAATTTTTGGGACCGAAGACCAAGCTGCATACCATCAAGCGTCCAGATCTGGCCCGGTGGTATCAGCACATGCGAGAAGGTGGATCTTCCACCCCCACCCTTGTTAACAAGCAATCTTATATTGGTGGCAAGGGTGGGTTCTTTGATTGGGCCATGAACTCAGGCTTCTATCCCAAAGGCGACAACATCGCATCTGGCCATGTTGCTTTTCCGGCTCGTGAAAAACGGGCTCGGCGAAAACATGGCTTCAAGGCTTACGACAAGTATCAGATCCAAGCATTGTTTGATCCTAGCAACTTTGAAAAATTGTCACCGAGTGCCCGTTGGGCATCATTGATTGGCTTGTATACGGGAGCAAGAGCTTCGGAAGTTGGCCAACTTCTTTTAAATGATGTTTTCAAAGATGGCGATATCGTTTGCATCAAAATTAATGATGAAGGCGAATTTCAGAAGGTCAAAACGGATGTGAGCTTGCGCACTGTCCCGATCCATCCTGATCTGCTGGCACTCGGGCTTTGGGAGTGGACGGAAGAGCTTCGGGCAAAAGGCCACGACCGACTTTTCCCACAAGCCAAAGCCAATGCGACAAACGGTGCGGGTAACTGGATCAGCAAGGCATTCAGTCGTCATGTTGCAGAAGTCGGGAAGAACTGGCCTAAGGCAAAACGCGGTTTCCATTCTTTGCGAAAAACCCTGATCCAAGAGCTTCAAGGTGCAGGAGTTCCATCGGAGCTTCGCGCCCAAATTGTCGGACATGAGCTTGATGATGAGCATCATGCTACTTACAGCCGTGAATTCACATCAAAGGAAAAATTGTTCGGCGCTGGTCACACTGCTCCCGGACTCACATCTGTAAAATATCAAATCGCCTTGGCAACCATCAAGGCAATACTTCACCCAACAACCAGCAAGGAACGCAAATGA
- a CDS encoding YbaB/EbfC family nucleoid-associated protein, protein MRGNIAQLMQQAQKMQENLERAQEELAKLEVTGTAGGGMVSVTLTGAKECRKVRIDPSILSDQEMAEDLIAAAFNDASNKIDVESKDRMGSATAGMQLPPGMKLPF, encoded by the coding sequence ATGCGTGGAAACATTGCCCAACTGATGCAGCAGGCGCAGAAGATGCAGGAAAACCTGGAGCGCGCCCAGGAAGAACTGGCCAAGCTGGAAGTCACCGGCACCGCTGGCGGCGGCATGGTCAGCGTGACGCTGACCGGCGCCAAGGAATGCCGCAAGGTGCGTATCGATCCGAGCATCCTCTCCGACCAGGAGATGGCCGAGGATCTGATCGCTGCCGCCTTCAACGACGCCTCGAACAAGATCGATGTCGAATCCAAGGACCGCATGGGCTCGGCCACGGCCGGCATGCAGCTGCCGCCCGGCATGAAGTTGCCTTTCTGA
- a CDS encoding IS3 family transposase (programmed frameshift) has product MSKTKYSPEVRERAVRLVREHQGEYGSQWAAIESIAGKIGCSSQTLCNWVRQAERDAGKRQGLTTDERTRMKALEREVRELRQANEILRKASAYFCPGGARPPLQALTTFVTEHCDVHGVEPICKVLQVAPSTYYRHAQREADANLRPNRWWKDQALRPQIRRVWEQNRQVYGVRKVWRQLKREGYAVARCTVERLMGALGLRGVVRGKVVKTTISDKRPCPLDKVNRQFHAPSPNRLWVSDFTYVSTWAGFVYVAFVIDVYARRIVGWKVSQTAHTDFVLDALEQALHARRPTEGGLIHHSDRGVQYVSIRYTERLADAGIEPSVGSVGDSYDNALAETINGLYKAEVIHRRAWRNRQDVELATLDWVDWYNHKRLLGSIGNIPPAEAEEAYYRQQAGYAKAA; this is encoded by the exons ATGAGCAAGACGAAATATTCACCGGAAGTGCGAGAGCGCGCGGTTCGGCTGGTGCGGGAGCATCAGGGCGAGTACGGCTCGCAGTGGGCGGCGATCGAATCGATTGCCGGGAAGATTGGCTGTTCGTCGCAGACGCTGTGCAACTGGGTGCGTCAGGCCGAGCGTGATGCCGGCAAGCGTCAGGGGCTGACGACGGACGAGCGGACGCGGATGAAAGCGCTGGAACGCGAAGTGCGCGAGCTGAGGCAAGCCAACGAGATCCTGCGCAAGGCCAGCGCGTATT TTTGCCCAGGCGGAGCTCGACCGCCGCTTCAAGCCCTGACCACGTTCGTGACCGAACATTGCGATGTTCACGGGGTCGAGCCAATCTGCAAGGTGCTGCAGGTTGCCCCGTCGACGTATTACCGCCACGCGCAGCGGGAAGCGGACGCGAACTTGCGCCCGAACCGCTGGTGGAAGGACCAGGCGCTGCGCCCGCAGATCCGGCGGGTATGGGAGCAGAACCGACAGGTGTACGGCGTGCGCAAGGTCTGGCGGCAGCTCAAGCGCGAGGGCTATGCGGTGGCCCGCTGCACGGTGGAGCGACTGATGGGCGCACTTGGCCTGCGCGGCGTGGTACGCGGGAAGGTGGTCAAGACCACGATCAGCGACAAGCGGCCGTGCCCGCTGGACAAGGTGAACCGACAGTTCCATGCGCCGTCGCCGAACCGACTGTGGGTCAGCGACTTCACGTATGTCTCGACCTGGGCCGGGTTCGTGTACGTGGCCTTCGTGATCGACGTGTACGCACGGCGGATCGTGGGCTGGAAGGTGTCGCAGACGGCGCACACGGACTTCGTGCTGGACGCGCTGGAGCAGGCGCTGCATGCGCGTCGTCCAACCGAAGGCGGCCTGATCCACCACTCCGACCGCGGCGTGCAGTATGTGTCGATCCGCTACACCGAGCGGCTGGCCGACGCCGGGATCGAGCCGTCGGTGGGCAGCGTGGGCGATAGCTATGACAACGCGTTGGCCGAGACGATCAACGGGTTGTACAAGGCCGAGGTGATCCACCGGCGCGCGTGGCGCAACCGCCAGGATGTGGAACTGGCCACGCTGGATTGGGTGGACTGGTACAACCACAAACGCTTGCTGGGGTCGATCGGGAACATTCCGCCAGCGGAAGCCGAAGAGGCTTACTATCGACAACAGGCCGGTTACGCCAAAGCGGCGTGA
- a CDS encoding histidine triad nucleotide-binding protein: MTDTIFGKIIRREIPATIVYEDDEVLGFQDIAPQAPVHVLFIPKQHAIPTLDDVLPEQALLVGKLAIAAAAYAREQGLAQDGYRIVMNCREHAGQTVFHIHLHLLAGAPLGRFGTP; encoded by the coding sequence ATGACCGACACCATCTTCGGCAAGATCATTCGTCGCGAAATTCCTGCCACCATCGTTTACGAAGACGACGAAGTGCTTGGCTTTCAGGACATCGCACCGCAAGCGCCGGTGCATGTGCTGTTCATTCCGAAGCAGCACGCCATCCCCACGCTGGACGATGTGCTGCCAGAGCAGGCGCTGCTGGTCGGCAAGCTGGCAATTGCTGCTGCGGCGTATGCACGTGAGCAAGGACTGGCGCAAGACGGTTATCGTATCGTGATGAACTGCCGCGAGCATGCGGGCCAGACCGTGTTCCATATTCATCTGCATCTGTTGGCCGGTGCGCCGCTGGGGCGGTTCGGAACGCCCTGA
- a CDS encoding Slp family lipoprotein: MSTRFLVPLIAVLGLAACATAPKPLQGQFPEVSPSDSTASAQVGTSVRWGGKIIQTKPGQGQTCFELISRPLNASGRPDRNAVDASDGRFLACRSGFYDPAVFEPGREVTFIGKIKGFETTKIGEYDYKLPKVDADVVYLWPVVRDVDVVPAYPYGPWGDPWGPRWGWGRGWW, translated from the coding sequence ATGAGTACCCGTTTTCTTGTTCCTCTTATCGCTGTGCTCGGGCTGGCTGCCTGCGCCACCGCGCCCAAACCGCTGCAAGGCCAGTTCCCTGAGGTCAGTCCGAGCGACTCCACTGCAAGTGCCCAGGTCGGCACGTCCGTACGTTGGGGCGGCAAGATCATTCAGACCAAACCCGGCCAGGGCCAGACCTGCTTCGAGCTGATTTCGCGTCCGCTCAACGCCAGCGGTCGTCCGGACCGCAACGCCGTGGATGCCAGCGATGGCCGCTTCCTGGCCTGCCGCTCGGGCTTCTACGATCCGGCGGTGTTCGAGCCGGGCCGCGAAGTCACTTTTATCGGCAAGATCAAAGGTTTCGAAACCACCAAGATTGGCGAGTACGACTACAAGCTACCCAAGGTGGATGCCGACGTGGTCTATCTGTGGCCGGTCGTGCGCGACGTGGACGTCGTGCCGGCCTACCCGTACGGCCCGTGGGGCGACCCGTGGGGGCCGCGCTGGGGCTGGGGCCGCGGCTGGTGGTAA